The following coding sequences lie in one Megalodesulfovibrio gigas DSM 1382 = ATCC 19364 genomic window:
- a CDS encoding tape measure protein: protein MRAYALGAFTGVAALGQAREVLALADAVQNMNARLRLAVGGLDEFTTAQARAYAISARTGAGYEATATLMARLSTVAKGYGVTQEQVFRVTEATGNALKVSGAGAQETASVIRQLSQAMGSGVLRGDEFNSIMENGTRLAQALADGLNVPIGKLRGLAEQGLLTTDMMVKALESQRETLEAEAAAMPKTIGMAATRVADEFGRIVDAANQGSGATGLMASALDALAVNMETVLGGAAVVAVGAMTTATVRGGLALKDYTASMLARVAVERQVLSSAVSATLATLNKARADELAAKFEVMRAGTGANLAAAQKALAAATSQVTTATAAHTAAQAGLAASMAKGGIAARALSGALGFVGGPLGAITTALTVGWAAWEIWGNKAETATSKARKSAEDAQAALDRLRDRKQYGEDELAPVRKGIAELEAALAEMKRTEIQWDPETGEPREVRGYSDRDIQAAQARLDKMRQDLANAQQELAGQAQGLAGTAASGVTNIMESAFARLEQGYKDKLDPLAAELEKLKKAAAEAGISTDSDRYKQAEQLARDTFAKKSDTNVSIGDVGKQLRDKTVKAIKDGVQYEFGAKNLSSLVIDCSGFVTALHAPVVKGIVEAQKGALPEDIVAALKSSSDGIITNIANITGDLVKTKANALDFSRLREGMLIGIDTGVTDFEKEEKPGTRTYGIDHIVSLVKDELGTLMVGESSGGKGVHWTPAEEWAKRFGDSVKAFAVDPYKNXRRRRPGRNGAPQGSQKIWGGRNSPHP from the coding sequence ATGCGCGCCTATGCCCTGGGGGCCTTCACCGGGGTGGCTGCGTTGGGGCAGGCCCGGGAGGTACTGGCCCTGGCCGATGCCGTGCAAAACATGAACGCCCGCCTGCGCCTGGCCGTGGGGGGGCTGGACGAATTTACCACGGCCCAGGCCCGCGCCTATGCCATTTCCGCCCGGACCGGCGCGGGCTATGAGGCCACGGCCACGCTGATGGCCCGGCTGTCCACCGTAGCCAAGGGCTATGGCGTGACGCAAGAGCAGGTGTTCCGGGTGACGGAAGCCACGGGCAACGCCCTGAAGGTGTCCGGGGCCGGGGCGCAGGAAACAGCATCGGTGATCCGCCAGCTCTCCCAGGCCATGGGCTCGGGCGTGCTGCGCGGCGACGAATTCAATTCCATCATGGAGAACGGCACCCGTCTGGCCCAGGCCCTGGCAGATGGCCTGAACGTGCCCATCGGCAAGTTGCGCGGCCTGGCGGAACAGGGCCTGCTGACCACAGATATGATGGTCAAGGCCCTGGAATCGCAACGCGAGACGCTGGAAGCCGAGGCCGCAGCCATGCCCAAGACCATTGGCATGGCTGCCACCCGCGTGGCGGACGAATTCGGGCGCATTGTGGACGCTGCCAACCAGGGCAGCGGGGCCACGGGCCTCATGGCCAGCGCCCTGGATGCCCTGGCCGTGAACATGGAAACCGTGCTGGGCGGCGCGGCCGTGGTTGCCGTGGGGGCCATGACCACGGCCACGGTGCGCGGCGGCCTGGCCCTGAAGGACTACACCGCCAGCATGCTGGCCCGCGTGGCCGTGGAGCGCCAGGTCTTGTCCAGCGCCGTATCCGCCACCCTGGCCACCCTGAACAAGGCCCGGGCTGATGAACTGGCGGCCAAGTTCGAGGTCATGCGCGCCGGCACCGGCGCAAACCTGGCTGCAGCCCAGAAGGCCCTGGCCGCCGCGACATCCCAAGTCACCACGGCCACGGCGGCCCACACCGCCGCCCAGGCCGGGCTGGCCGCCAGCATGGCCAAGGGCGGCATCGCTGCCCGCGCTCTGTCCGGCGCGCTGGGGTTTGTGGGCGGGCCGTTGGGCGCCATCACCACGGCGTTGACCGTCGGCTGGGCCGCCTGGGAAATTTGGGGGAACAAGGCGGAAACCGCCACCAGCAAGGCCAGGAAGTCCGCCGAAGACGCCCAGGCCGCCTTGGACCGCCTCAGAGACAGGAAACAGTACGGGGAGGACGAGCTGGCCCCGGTGCGCAAAGGCATCGCCGAGCTTGAAGCCGCCCTGGCCGAGATGAAGCGCACCGAAATCCAGTGGGACCCGGAAACCGGCGAACCTCGCGAGGTGCGGGGCTACAGCGACCGCGACATCCAGGCCGCGCAAGCGCGTCTGGACAAGATGCGGCAGGACCTTGCCAATGCCCAACAGGAACTGGCCGGCCAGGCCCAGGGCCTGGCCGGTACCGCCGCCTCCGGCGTGACGAACATCATGGAATCCGCCTTCGCCAGGCTGGAGCAGGGCTACAAGGACAAGCTCGACCCCCTGGCCGCGGAATTGGAGAAGCTCAAGAAGGCCGCCGCCGAGGCCGGCATTTCCACGGATTCGGACAGGTACAAGCAGGCCGAGCAGCTGGCGCGGGACACCTTCGCCAAAAAATCCGACACCAATGTGAGTATTGGCGACGTCGGGAAGCAGCTGCGAGACAAGACGGTCAAGGCCATCAAAGACGGTGTGCAGTATGAATTTGGTGCAAAAAATCTGTCCAGCCTAGTGATTGACTGCTCGGGGTTCGTTACGGCGTTACACGCGCCCGTGGTGAAGGGGATTGTGGAGGCGCAAAAGGGCGCGTTGCCGGAGGACATAGTGGCCGCCCTGAAATCGTCGTCAGACGGCATCATCACCAACATTGCAAATATCACTGGCGACCTCGTTAAAACGAAGGCAAATGCGCTTGATTTTTCACGGCTCCGCGAAGGGATGTTGATCGGTATCGATACTGGTGTCACTGACTTTGAAAAAGAAGAAAAGCCGGGAACGCGCACATACGGAATCGATCACATTGTCAGTCTGGTGAAAGACGAGTTGGGCACGCTGATGGTTGGCGAGTCCAGCGGCGGAAAGGGTGTTCACTGGACGCCCGCTGAGGAGTGGGCGAAGCGATTCGGTGATTCTGTCAAGGCTTTCGCCGTGGACCCGTATAAAAACTTNCGCCGAAGACGCCCAGGCCGCAATGGAGCGCCTCAGGGATCGCAAAAAATATGGGGAGGACGAAACAGCCCCCATCCTTAA
- a CDS encoding DUF1799 domain-containing protein: protein MGLPVELLAEADGYADVEVYPDNWPALWLFRDLATQWRVGMGGATGLDYAALPAVLDLRGVPQAERAELFDCLQVLEAEALAAWREE from the coding sequence ATGGGTCTGCCCGTGGAGCTGTTGGCCGAAGCCGACGGCTACGCGGATGTGGAGGTCTACCCGGACAACTGGCCCGCCCTCTGGCTCTTCCGGGACCTGGCCACGCAATGGCGGGTGGGCATGGGCGGGGCCACGGGCCTGGATTACGCGGCCCTGCCGGCAGTGCTGGACCTGCGCGGCGTGCCCCAGGCCGAACGGGCGGAGCTGTTTGACTGCCTGCAGGTGCTGGAGGCCGAGGCGCTCGCCGCCTGGCGGGAAGAGTGA
- a CDS encoding phage tail assembly chaperone: MWQLHNRIARVKAATADTFTLENLDATLFDADVEDMTFARKVTFDHSLATATTVSTSGGEPDDIDTTTIHANLRTTMPGLPSAASYTFDSIWDPANAALLAFRAAADAQDMRAFQFQFGSSGRSMVFAGYPWTNLLPSGSAEKDAWGKPFWRKGSPNTPFQRLLSKGSNSMLKLTPDPQFKVSVNITVPGQDAPAKIVVTYKYMPRSQAEAWTRTLEGKSDADALADIVLGWEGVDAPYSRESLEQLLDAYPAAGLELLVAFRKNLLESRQKN; this comes from the coding sequence ATGTGGCAGCTGCACAACCGTATTGCCCGCGTCAAGGCCGCCACCGCCGACACCTTCACCCTGGAAAACCTCGACGCCACGCTCTTTGACGCCGACGTGGAAGACATGACCTTTGCCCGCAAGGTCACCTTTGACCACAGCCTGGCTACGGCCACCACGGTCTCCACCAGCGGTGGCGAGCCCGACGACATCGACACCACCACCATCCATGCCAACCTCCGCACCACCATGCCCGGCCTGCCCAGCGCGGCGAGCTACACCTTTGACAGCATCTGGGACCCGGCCAACGCGGCCCTGCTGGCCTTCCGGGCTGCGGCGGACGCCCAGGACATGCGGGCCTTTCAGTTCCAGTTCGGCAGCTCGGGCCGGAGCATGGTCTTTGCCGGCTACCCCTGGACCAACCTCTTGCCCTCCGGCTCGGCNGAAAAAGACGCTTGGGGGAAACCTTTCTGGAGAAAGGGTTCCCCCAACACCCCCTTCCAAAGACTTTTATCCAAGGGAAGCAATAGTATGTTGAAACTCACTCCTGATCCGCAGTTCAAAGTCTCCGTCAACATCACCGTGCCTGGCCAGGACGCGCCGGCCAAGATCGTCGTCACCTACAAGTACATGCCCCGCAGCCAGGCCGAGGCATGGACCCGCACCTTGGAAGGCAAGTCCGACGCCGACGCCCTGGCCGACATCGTCCTGGGCTGGGAAGGCGTGGACGCGCCCTACAGCCGCGAGTCCCTGGAGCAGCTGCTGGACGCCTACCCCGCCGCAGGCCTGGAGCTGCTGGTGGCCTTTCGGAAAAACCTCTTGGAGAGCCGGCAAAAAAACTGA